A section of the Clupea harengus unplaced genomic scaffold, Ch_v2.0.2, whole genome shotgun sequence genome encodes:
- the LOC122131641 gene encoding UPF0729 protein C18orf32 homolog: MVCIPCIVIPVLLWVYKRFLEPIIYPFISPLIARFWTKKAVQESGNGDVKTSEKTNGEIKGELNGQANFQSANGVTPASDKKTD; the protein is encoded by the exons ATGGTGTGCATTCCCTGCATCGTCATACCAGTGCTTCTCTGGGTCTACAAGAGGTTTTTGGAGCCAATAATCTACCCGTTCATATCACCACTCATCGCCCGTTTCTGGACAAAGAAAGCCGTTCAAGAAAGTGGTAACGGAGATGTGAAGACGAGTGAAAAGACCAATGGGGAAATCAAG GGTGAACTGAACGGGCAAGCAAATTTTCAGTCTGCAAATGGAGTTACGCCAGCTTCCGATAAGAAAACAGATTAA